The nucleotide window AAGGACAGTCACTGGCTCAACAGAAAGTATGCGGCGGAGGTGTTGGGAGAGCTGAAGGAGGCACGGGCGGTCAGGCCTCTGGTGGACGCATTGACGGACGAGGTCGGGGATGTCCGGCAGCGTGCCTATGATTCGCTGATCAAGCTCGGAGGGGCGGCAGTCTCTTCGCTTGTGCCGCTGCTTGTCTCCGAGGAAGATGAACTGCGCCAGTCCGTGACCGAGATCATCCGCAAAATCGGCAAACCGGCGGTCGAGCCGCTGGCCACCGCTCTGGTGGAGGCTGACGATCGATTGAAAACGCGCATCTTGAAGGTGTTGGATCGAATGGGATACAAGCCGAAAGCGAAGGAAGAGGAGAAGGCCGAGGTGCCCCGCCTCACCTAGCCGTTATTCGCCTGGCCGGCGGGCTCCTTGGGTGCTCGTCCCACCGAAATGTGGTGGAATCCAAAGCTCGTGACCCGGCTCGACTCATAGACATTGCGGAGATCGATGAGCACCGGTTTCCGCATGATGGTCTTCAGCTTCACGAAGTCGAGATTCCTGAACTCATTCCATTCAGTCATCAAAATCAGCGCATCCGCTCCGGTCGCTGCGTCATAAGGATCCTTGCAGGGAATCAGGCCCGGCAGCGTGTGCGCCGCTTCTTCGAGCGCGGCCGG belongs to Nitrospira sp. and includes:
- a CDS encoding HEAT repeat domain-containing protein; its protein translation is MADEAPVKLIQIGPKGGAKKDGFNLVTERVVAVNPEAKQVEVELLAYDGKTVLLDVDEEALEELKQLKVGDGATIRVIEEGGRRVAKGFRIRPKDPTAARADAMLLDLKDSHWLNRKYAAEVLGELKEARAVRPLVDALTDEVGDVRQRAYDSLIKLGGAAVSSLVPLLVSEEDELRQSVTEIIRKIGKPAVEPLATALVEADDRLKTRILKVLDRMGYKPKAKEEEKAEVPRLT